A region of Micromonas commoda chromosome 4, complete sequence DNA encodes the following proteins:
- a CDS encoding predicted protein: protein MLDPRFDNVLGCLRHELAHALVGPDEDHGPAWVRAATALRTPKDWATDTTGSFYNRPMVVAGWSAHDVANAAGRAFRLPPELFEKNVWAGDGTRTVFTDQDGNVVM, encoded by the coding sequence ATGCTGGACCCGCGGTTCGACAACGTCCTCGGGTGCTTGAGGCACGAGCTGGctcacgcgctcgtcgggccGGACGAGGACCACGGGCCCGCGtgggttcgcgcggcgacggcgctgcgaaCGCCGAAGGATTGGGCCACGGACACGACGGGGAGCTTTTACAACAGGCCGATGGTGGTGGCGGGGTGGAGCGCGCACGAcgtggcgaacgcggcgggacgggcgtTCAGGCTTCCGCCGGAGCTGTTCGAGAAGAACGTGTGggccggggacgggacgaggacggtgtTCACGGATCAAGACGGTAACGTCGTCATGTGA
- a CDS encoding predicted protein — translation MIRALERRTPTRPAGGRSHASPPEAARPAPTPTPPRKPRASYSYFRTWSFFAGSRKHQPVHPSPPDRPAPDVEREHRMDALEKIRSRSSAASRIAASLRSLRDRFAGPRTTNKVSPMPAPRPAVVTTLPSPKRTPSRRRDPRSPRPTPPRPPLSFEPNHSTPSTAAASAPPSSSPVAAAAAITPAPTPPARPTPPTTPRPPASPLRTPAPPPPRRRIHVRVGTPPRESVETRPPPPPKEEVEEEEVEEEEAPPAAPEPAAPKSPPARRKVPIREMKAALAAAGLDASHCVEREDLEALYGTVGKRPRIEITEEREEEEEDPPSASSFDLFDSLPTEVNELILRELSPRSLAAATGVSRAWRDAAGDDELWAAHLARAPRFSKNEKPVPFPSTSARHSSRRGRRELMRTYAAARELGRRWRDGKYARCDLRDHSRPVERVEFADAVGFGRAAVTAGWDGFVFLYLCDENAVRGTGWRLARRFKGCEGAWVVSLATSPRAVVAGDTDGRICAWTFGSSTPARTLRQDGSVTKVRFVPNSGGENDVLVASASTLGDVAIWDLAAGTRLATLRGHAEAAWHVHPLAPNPDGILTVLTSSRDSTLRMWRFDEVDRDGPLDVPRGEGGERLISPASTWRDHDDAILSLAVSAPPSRSRVCDKQLCATCGADGVVVVRDVSNGEVLSRLTVDRPDSAPMCATFFERPEDPADFVDDSPISSVPRVSGVRGDARDGARTHTWLATGYRTANDGGELRLWDPLGGGVAAVLSDQSRPVSDVIATAHALVAVAPGDGVVVYAGVDDDGRGDARDGTARRTRGCPIAAAVTVLDGAGADGFSSCAGACDDLLAVGSKTGSVQLLDFRVQAGR, via the exons ATGATacgcgcgctcgagaggaggacgccgacgcgacccgcGGGGGGTCGCTcgcacgcctcgccgcccgaggcggcgaggccggcgccgacgccgaccccACCTCGCAAGCCACGAGCGTCCTATTCCTACTTTAGGACGTGGAGCTTCTTCGCTGGCTCGAGGAAGCACCAGCCGGTACATCCGTCGCCTCCCgatcgcccggcgccggacgTAGAGCGCGAGCACCGGATGGATGCGCTGGAGAAGATCCGGTCGAGATCGTCCGCGGCTTCCAGGATTGCCGCGTCGCTGAGGTCGCTCCGAGATCGGTTCGCGGGACCCCGAACGACGAACAAGGTATCGCCGAtgcccgcgcctcgtccggcgGTGGTCACGAcgctgccgtcgccgaagcGAACGCCGAGCCGGCGGAGGGATCCGCGATCCCCTCGAccgactccgccgcggcctcccCTGTCGTTCGAGCCGAACCACTCCACcccatcgacggcggcggcctcggcgccgccatcatcgtcgcccgtggcggcggcagcggccatcacgcccgcgcccacgccgccggcgaggccgacgccgccgacgacgccgaggccgcccgcgtcgccgctgcggacgcccgcgccgccgccgccaagaaggaggattcacgtccgcgtcggaacgcctccgcgcgaATCCGTCGAgacgcgccccccgcccccgccgaaaGAGGAGgtggaagaggaggaggtagaggaagaggaggcgccgccggccgcgcccgagcccgcggcgcccaagtcgccgccggcgaggaggaaggTGCCGATACGGGAGATGAaagccgcgctggcggcggcggggctggACGCGAGTCATTGCGTGGAACGCGAGGATCTGGAGGCTCTTTACGGCACCGTCGGGAAGAGGCCGAGGATCGAAATCACagaggagcgggaggaggaggaggaggaccctccgtccgcgtcgtcgttcgattTGTTCGACTCCCTCCCGACGGAGGTGAACGAGCTCATCCTGCGCGAGCTCTCCCCTCGATCGCTCGCGGCTGCGACCGGGGTGAgccgcgcgtggcgcgacgcggcgggcgacgacgagctatgggcggcgcacctcgcgcgagcgccgagatTTTCCAAAAACGAGAAACCCGTCCCGTTCccttcgacgtcggcgcgacactcctcccggcgcggacggcgggaGCTGATGCGAacgtacgccgcggctcgcgagctcggccgcAGGTGGCGCGACGGCAAGTACGCGCGGTGCGACCTgag GGATCACTCTCGCCCggtggagcgcgtcgagttcgcggacgccgtcggttTCGGCCGagcggcggtgaccgcgggATGGGACGGGTTCGTGTTTTTATACCTCTGCGACGAAAACGCCGTGCGCGGAACCGGgtggaggctggcgaggaggTTCAAGGGTTGCGAGGGCGCGTGGGTGGTGTCGctggcgacgtccccgcgggccgtcgtcgccggcgataCCGACGGGAGGATATGCGCGTGGACGTTCGGGTCGTCCacaccggcgaggacgctgCGGCAGGACGGGTCGGTGACGAAGGTGCGATTCGTTCCAAactccggcggcgagaacgacgtgctcgtggcgtccgcgtcgaccctCGGGGACGTGGCGATCtgggacctcgcggcgggaacgAGGCTCGCCACGTTGCGGGGccacgcggaggcggcgtggCACGTGCACCCCCTCGCCCCCAACCCCGACGGGATCCTCACCGTGCTCACGTCTTCGAGGGACTCCACCCTCCGGATGTGGCGCTTCGACGAGGTGGACCGAGACGGCCCGCTCGAcgtgccccgcggcgagggcggcgagcggttGATATCGCCAGCGTCGACGTGGCgggaccacgacgacgcgattcTCTCGTTGGCCgtctcggcacccccgtcgcgttcgcgcgtgTGCGACAAACAGCTGTGCGCCAcgtgcggcgccgacggcgtcgtcgtcgtgcgcgacgtgTCGAACGGCGAGGTGCTCTCGAGACTGACGGTCGATCGACCCGACTCCGCGCCTATGTGCGCGACGTTCTTTGAGCGGCCCGAGGACCCGGCTGATTTCGTCGACGACTCACCGATATCGTCCGTCCcccgcgtctccggcgtccgtggcgacgcgcgagacggcgcgaggacgcaCACGTGGCTGGCGACGGGGTACCggaccgcgaacgacggcggcgagcttcgccTGTGGGACCcgctcgggggcggcgtcgcggctgtCCTGTCGGACCAGAGCCGTCCGGTATCGGACgtcatcgccaccgcgcacgcgctcgtcgccgtcgcgccgggcgacggggtggtCGTGTACgccggggtcgacgacgacggccgcggcgacgcacgcgacgggaccgcgcggcggacccgcggcTGCCCGATCGCCGCAGCGGTCACGGTGTTGGACGGTGCAGGCGCGGATGGGTTCTCCtcgtgcgcgggggcgtgcgACGATTTGCTCGCCGTCGGGAGCAAGACCGGGTCGGTGCAGCTGCTCGACTTTAGGGTTCAGGCGGGACGGTGA
- a CDS encoding predicted protein yields MAEWEARWAEQQVPVRTPVRIRNPREALEKQHLMGRLHRIEQEGAHDDGDDVAGPYGKPKAVGTTDMDEFTSIFARAMAESDSSPEPASPSSPDEPEPRDPGSMLADLALVDAVWERRSMIPERRDARGATKIPVADEDDDDAPAAPVAPADRWGAPMVEPAARVGITDAASKAVVGSRAMDAIAGNLERLLRDSSEIEPLEPFESLPLHFASKGRPLYEAWDFKPLAPPPPRPSAVIAGALDVRGVHGMDGITNVINVAPRETEPDDPLRFDVVGDRFGDVARADAAERRRNGERRAKVNYLGTVAKVLTSEMDDLLENLRRREANAHREISKEEAAFRRRHAEAKEAIGSWHEQVVISWDADLRAEFDGAVRDACEAVMDDMMEELRWRFGRDIRSAALKIQSCFRGWKARRLAKIRRKGLAAGLAYLRNTALYVRFGFWRHNAAAMRRSRLMLEAADKRRVFARRHKVFLGWRDAARKDKAFRLQCEELGRAMAYRRVAPAFREWRGAARRAVRQRVTAVRLLLSVERRRVAWAFRTWSHNAAGCARARVLDTRAHAVASRAAAAAVELAERKATEAWEAAKESSLKASCGRFKEARELAAAAKALAVESEAAEREAAEQARRAGPSLGADGKRAWAAYGAVHGASARAAAAAAAANAASEFKAAAKAYCNRILLRKVFRAWAEYSEWLKPLRAKAGRALSLFKNNSVGRTFYAWMDHAKEERARREVDAVRAYMDIHQGLISKHIRRGRAPLGEKVNVASSARRGAYGSSVGEKRPAKSTGAPSNAADRAERRRVAAAAAAGKSARRRAAGFEEGDAGDGRGGGSWVAGGVDAWVATTARITDRSRIGIFQVTDPSLTEVEVLVVGGGGGGSSIDGGGGGGGAVLYSASKTLSSSSITVTVGGGGTGGWSPSEGGASAFDGMVANGGKVGTEEGGHGGASGSENAGGLGDSAGGGGGGAGGPGEVGIGTDAGDGGPGVQSAISGTSNHYGGGGGGGGAYGGTPGNGGLGGGGSGGYGENGHSGLAFSGGGGGGGGGRGGPYVGGSGGSGVVVVRYKKKSTGTPSCTTSQYLKDGSCVACPPSKGATPSHPSATSTGGSATFCTCPENYYAYAGMNAPSMYDWACQECPVGSSFIKNGSAIPTANGASDTCDCKAGYYLDNTGLNCHVCAPGTTSAGGRVTECSAIPNSDARATGGTTIITVGDYVIHNFTSNGTFTVTDPSLTEVEVLVVGGGGGGGDDTGGGGGGGAVLYSASKTLSSSLITVTVGNGGTGGWSPGEGGASVFDGMVANGGKAGIGAANGGNGGASGSGKAGASGIGFRTGGGGGGAGGQGEAGTNEKGGDGGPGVQSDISGSSNSYGGGGGGGGSNYYYTDPGNGGLGGGAPGAQGSASLASQGSAFTGGGGGGGGYMAIGGSGGSGVVIVRYKKKAASTPSVGSSDTRATGGKITTVGDYVIHNFTSNGTLAVTDNSLTEVEVLVVGGGGGGGDASGGGGGGGAVLYSASKTLSSSSIPVTVGTGGTGDWSPGEGGASVFDGMEANGGKAGKPNGGIGGASGSGNAGGSGASGALGTMGGGGGGAGGPGEAPIGSDAGDGGPGVESAIHGASNYYGGGGGGGGGPSATPGNGGLGGGGQGRYGKAYSGSAFTGGGGGGAGGPYPGGTGGSGIVIVRYKKKATGTPSCTTSQYLKDGACVACATGTTSAGGNATECTASSSGSSPGPPTSSPGPSSPSPSPAQEKKETAEKTRDSILADIADPAVKKKAKLLADAAIAGETVQRLSAKLSAADADAACASAYSKAAVSSGKGACVAKPDTSAAAGRRRLSATTYNVELMFKSSEVSDDALAAAANELKANGVEGVTSQTSVDPMQELKVIPGIDTNKLQTFDREAKAAAAAAPSPSSEQPPPPPPPPSPPPPNLVEDDDDAAVGQGGRLVACVAAMLAIVLVAGMPRARSHYEVLGVSPDAPSDEVRRAYRRLALVLHPDKRAVGVSEDEAKERFQRLVEAFKVVGDETGRREYDESHASEIFAAEATAPAGGGVHDRDSWNDVIAKLNAQRAKRNKTADKERGKKASSSGAPDAAEVGAKLPFPAAPRPLGCLPEEIVLEVFGCAGVSRLVEVEARPRKTAAKAGSITIPDGDWRRVLRMTLKETEISRLCVAKGLEPSTCYTFRTRAGVRTEDLGEEWRGEASRLVPEIFGPWSDESAMAKTAALSEKEAIRRMRAEKRDEARAIAKKSKKSKSKKEKKKKSKKETRKSRKRKRSSSDSDSGDSSDSS; encoded by the exons ATGGCGGAATGGGAGGCTCGGTGGGCGGAGCAGCAGGTGCCGGTCCGCACGCCTGTTCGGATCAGAAACCCGcgggaggcgctggagaagcAACACCTGATGGGTCGACTTCATCGGATAGAGCAGGAGGGCGCacacgacgacggggacgacgtcgctggACCGTACGGGAAGCCAAAGGCGGTGGGCACCACGGACATGGACGAGTTCACGTCGATTttcgcgcgggcgatggcCGAGTCGGACTCGTCCCCGgagcccgcgtcgccgtcgagccccgacgagcccgagccgcgcgacccgGGGAGCAtgctcgcggacctcgccctcgtcgacgcggtgtggGAGCGAAGGTCGATGATacccgagcggcgcgacgctcgcggcgcgaccaagatccccgtcgcggacgaagacgacgacgacgcgcccgcagCGCCCGTAGCGCCCGCGGATAGATGGGGCGCGCCCATGgtcgagcccgccgcgcgcgtcggcatcaccgacgcggcgtccaaggcggtcgtcgggtcgcgcgcgatggacgccatcgcgggtaACCTGGAACGGCTCCTCCGCGACTCCTCCGAGATTGAACCGCTCGAACCGTTCGAATCGCTCCCGCTGCACTTCGCATCGAAGGGACGTCCGCTGTACGAGGCGTGGGACTTCaagcccctcgcgccgccgccgccgaggccttCGGCGGtgatcgccggcgccctcgacgtgAGGGGGGTCCACGGGATGGACGGAATCACGAACGTGATCAAcgtggcgccgcgggagacgGAACCTGATGATCCGCTGAggttcgacgtcgtcggcgataggttcggcgacgtcgccagggcggacgccgcggaacgGCGCCGAAACGGCGAGAGGCGAGCCAAGGTCAACTACCTCGGCACGGTGGCCAAGGTGCTCACGTCGGAGATGGACGATTTGCTCGAAAACTTGAGGCGTCGCGAGGCCAACGCGCATCGCGAAATATCCAAAGAGGAAGCCGCGTTCCGACGAAGgcacgcggaggcgaaggaggctaTCGGTAGCTGGCACGAGCAGGTGGTGATATCGTGGGACGCGGATCTACGGGCAGAGTTCGACGGGGCCGTGAgggacgcgtgcgaggcTGTGATGGACGACATGATGGAGGAGCTGCGGTGGCGCTTTGGCCGGGATAttcgcagcgcggcgctgaaAATCCAGTCGTGCTTCCGGGGATGGAAGGCGAGACGGCTGGCGAAGATCCGGCGCAaagggctcgccgcggggttggcGTACCTCCGAAACACGGCGCTGTACGTTAGGTTCGGGTTCTGGAGGcacaacgcggcggcgatgcgtcgAAGCAGGCTGATGCTGGAGGCTGCGGATAAGCGCCGGGTGTTTGCCCGGCGGCACAAGGTGTTCCTGGgctggcgcgacgcggcgaggaaggacAAGGCGTTTCGTCTCCAGTGCGAGGAACTGggccgcgcgatggcgtacCGCCGAgtggcgcccgcgttccGAGagtggcgcggcgcggcgaggcgagcggtccgccagcgcgtcaccgcggttCGACTGCTGCTCAGCgtcgagcgtcggcgcgtggcGTGGGCGTTTCGTACTTGGAGTCACAACGCGGCGggatgcgctcgcgcgagggTTCTGGacacccgcgcgcacgccgtggCGTCcagggccgccgccgccgcggtcgaacTCGCGGAGCGcaaggcgacggaggcttGGGAAGCTGCGAAGGAGTCGTCGTTGAAGGCGTCTTGCGGCCGGTTCAAAGAGGCTCGGGAActtgcggcggcggcgaaagcgTTAGCCGTCgagtcggaggcggcggagcgcgaagccgcggagcaggccaggcgcgcggggccgaGCCTCGGGGCGGACGGCAAACGCGCGTGGGCCGCGTACGGCGCCGTGCacggcgcgtcggctcgagcggctgcggctgcggctgcggccaACGCGGCTTCGGAGTTtaaagccgcggcgaaggcgtatTGCAACCGCATTCTCCTCCGTAAGGTTTTCAGAGCCTGGGCGGAGTACTCCGAGTGGCTCAAGCCGTTGCGGGCCAAGGCGGGACGGGCGTTGTCGCTGTTCAAGAACAACTCGGTCGGTCGGACGTTTTACGCGTGGATGGATcacgccaaggaggagagggctcgccgcgaggtcgacgcggtgcgagCGTACATGGACATCCACCAGGGCCTCATCTCCAAGCACAttcgacgaggccgagcaCCCCTCGGCGAGAAGGTCaacgtcgcgtcctccgcgcggcgcggcgcgtacGGGTCGTCCGTCGGCGAGAAGAGGCCCGCGAagtcgacgggcgcgccctcgaacgcggcggacaGGGCGGAGAGGCGaagggtggcggcggctgcggcggcgggcaagtcggcgaggaggcgagccgcgggcttcgaggagggcgacgcgggggacgggcgcggcgggggatcgTGGGTCGCCGGAGGGGTGGACGCGtgggtggcgacgacggctcgaaTCACCGATAGATCCAGGAT CGGCATTTTCCAGGTCACGGACCCCTCTTTGACCGAAGTGGAGGTGCTGGTcgtgggaggcggaggaggaggaagctcAATtgatggcggtggcggtggaggTGGGGCTGTTCTGTACTCTGCGAGCAAAACGCTGTCGTCGAGTTCCATCACTGTCACtgtcggtggcggcgggaCTGGCGGCTGGAGCCCTAGCGAAGGTGGCGCCAGCGCCTTCGACGGCATGGTGGCAAACGGCGGGAAGGTCGGTACTGAAGAAGGTGGGCATGGCGGGGCAAGCGGCTCCGAAAATGCAGGTGGACTTGGAGACAGTgcgggtggcggtggcggtggcgctggaggacCAGGGGAGGTAGGAATCGGTACAGATGCTGGTGATGGCGGTCCGGGCGTTCAATCGGCCATATCTGGTACCTCCAATCATtatggcggcggtggcggcggcggcggcgcctaCGGCGGCACCCCTGGCAACGGAGGTTTGGGTGGCGGTGGGTCAGGCGGATATGGTGAGAATGGTCATTCGGGTTTAGCCTTctcaggcggcggaggaggtggcggtggAGGTCGTGGAGGTCCGTATGTTGGAGGGTcaggcggctccggcgtcgtcgtcgtccgctaCAAGAAGAAATCCACAGGCACGCCGTCGTGCACGACGAGTCAGTACCTGAAGGACGGGTCGTGCGTGGCGTGCCCGCCATCGAAAGGAGCAACTCCGAGTCATCCGTCGGCGACCAGCACTGGAGGGTCCGCGACGTTTTGCACGTGCCCGGAGAACTACTACGCATACGCCGGCATGAACGCCCCATCTATGTATGACTGGGCTTGCCAAGAGTGTCCGGTGGGTTCTTCTTTCATAAAGAACGGATCCGCGATACCGACCGCGAACGGTGCGAGCGACACGTGCGACTGCAAGGCTGGCTACTACCTCGACAACACCGGGCTCAACTGCCACGTGTGTGCCCCCGGAACGACAAGTGCCGGAGGCCGTGTAACAGAGTGCTCGGCTATCCCGAacagcgacgcgcgcgccaccggcggcacCACGATCATCACCGTCGGCGATTACGTCATCCATAATTTCACCTCCAACGGCACGTTCACCGTCACGGATCCCTCTCTGACCGAAGTGGAGGTGCTGGTcgtgggaggcggaggcgggggaggcgatgatactggcggcggcggtggaggtggGGCTGTTCTGTACTCTGCGAGCAAAACGCTGTCGTCGAGTTTAATCACCGTCACTGTCGGTAACGGCGGCACTGGCGGCTGGAGCCCTGGCGAAGGTGGCGCCAGCGTCTTTGATGGCATGGTGGCAAATGGCGGAAAGGCTGGTATCGGGGCAGCCAATGGTGGTAATGGCGGGGCAAGCGGCTCTGGGAAAGCAGGTGCATCTGGAATCGGATTTCGCACGGGTggaggcggtggtggcgctggaggacAAGGGGAGGCAGGAACCAATGAAAAAGGTGGTGACGGCGGCCCGGGCGTTCAATCAGACATATCCGGCTCCTCAAATTcttacggcggcggcggcggcggcggcggcagcaaTTATTACTATACCGACCCTGGCAATGGAGGATTGGGCGGAGGTGCTCCAGGAGCGCAGGGTTCCGCTTCTCTGGCTTCTCAGGGTTCAGCCTTCACAGGGGGCGGAGGTGGTGGCGGTGGATACATGGCTATCGGGGGTTCAGGCGGCTCCGgtgtcgtcatcgtccgctACAAGAAGAAAGCCGCCAGCACGCCGTCGGTAGGATCCAGCGACACacgcgccaccggcggcaaGATCACCACCGTCGGCGACTACGTCATCCACAATTTCACATCCAACGGCACGCTCGCCGTCACGGACAACTCTCTGACCGAAGTGGAGGTGCTGGTCgttggaggcggaggaggcggaggcgacgcgagtggcggcggcggtggaggtggGGCTGTTCTGTACTCTGCGAGCAAAACGCTGTCGTCGAGTTCAATACCTGTCACTGTCGGTACCGGCGGCACTGGCGACTGGAGCCCTGGCGAAGGTGGCGCCAGCGTCTTTGATGGCATGGAGGCGAATGGTGGGAAGGCTGGTAAACCCAATGGTGGTATTGGCGGGGCAAGCGGCTCCGGAAATGCAGGTGGATCTGGAGCATCTGGAGCATTGGGTACTAtgggtggcggtggcggtggcgctggaggacCAGGGGAGGCACCAATTGGTTCAGATGCTGGTGATGGCGGTCCGGGCGTCGAATCCGCCATACATGGTGCCTCCAATTATtatggcggtggcggtggcggcggcggcggccccaGCGCCACCCCTGGCAATGGAGGGTTGGGTGGCGGTGGGCAAGGTAGGTACGGAAAAGCTTATTCGGGTTCAGCCTTCACAGGGGGAGGAGGTGGTGGCGCCGGAGGTCCGTATCCTGGAGGGACAGGCGGCTCCggcatcgtcatcgtccgctACAAGAAGAAAGCCACCGGCACGCCGTCGTGCACGACGAGTCAGTACCTGAAGGATGGAGCGTGCGTGGCGTgtgcgacggggacgaccaGCGCGGGCGGTAACGCGACAGAgtgcaccgcgtcgtcgtcaggaTCATCCCCAGGGCCACCtacatcgtcgccggggccATCGAGTCCATCCCCATCGCCTGCGCAGGAAAAgaaggagacggcggagaagACTCGCGactcgatcctcgccgacaTCGCGGACCCTGCGGTGAAGAAAAAGgccaagctcctcgccgacgcggcgattgCCGGCGAAACGGTTCAGAGACTGTCCGCCAAGCTCTCGGCCGCGGAtgcggacgccgcgtgcgcctccgcgtactccaaggcggcggtgagctcgggcaagggcgcgtgcgtcgccaaGCCGGATACCTCAGCAGCCGCCGGGAGACGCcgcctctccgcgacgacgtacAACGTCGAGCTCATGTTCAAATCATCcgaggtgagcgacgacgcgctcgcggcggctgcgaacgagctcaaggcgaacggcgtggagggcgtGACGTCCCAGACGTCCGTGGATCCGATGCAGGAGCTCAAGGTCATCCCCGGCATCGACACCAACAAGCTTCAAACGTTTGACcgcgaggccaaggcggcggcggcggcggccccgtcgccctcgagcgagcagcctcccccgcccccgccgccgccgagcccgccgccgccgaacttggtggaggacgacgacgacgcggcggtgggacaGGGAGGAAGGCTCGTcgcctgcgtcgccgcgatgctgGCGATCGTGTTAGTC GCGGGGATGCCTCGCGCGAGGTCGCACTACGAGGTTCTCGGCGTCTCCCCTGATGCACCCTCGGACGAGGTCAGAAGGGCGTACCGAAGGCTGGCGCTCGTGCTCCATCCGGACAAGCGAGCCGTGGGTGTGAGCGAGGATGAGGCCAAGGAAAGGTTCCAGAGACTCGTTGAGGCGTTTAAG GTCGTGGGTGACGAgaccggccgccgcgagtaCGACgagtcgcacgcgtcggagatattcgccgcggaggccacggcacccgcgggcggcggcgttcacgaCAGAGACTCGTGGAACGACGTAATCGCCAAACTGAACGCGCAGAGAGCCAAACGAAACAAGACGGCGGACAAGGAACGCGGCAAGAAGGCGTCGTCATCCGgcgcacccgacgccgcggaggtcggGGCCAAGCTCCcgttcccggcggcgcccaggCCGCTGGGCTGTTTGCCCGAGGAGATCGTGCTGGAGGTGTTTGGCTGCGCGGGGGTGAGCAGGCTGGTCGAGGTGGAGGCTCGGCCGAGGAAaaccgcggccaaggctgggTCGATCACGATACCCGACGGGGACTGGCGCCGGGTGCTGAGGATGACGCTCAAGGAGACGGAGATTTCGAGGCTGTGCGTCGCCAAGGGCCTCGAGCCGTCCACTTGCTACACGTTTCGAACGAGAGCCGGGGTGAGGACGGAGGATTTGGGAGAGGAGTGGCGgggcgaggcgtcgcggctgGTTCCGGAGATTTTCGGCCCGTGGAGCGACgagagcgcgatggcgaagacggcggcgctgtccgagaaggaggcgatACGCCGGATGCGCGCGGAGAAGCGGGACGAGGCTAGGGCGATCGCCAAGAAGTCGAAGAAGAGCAAGagcaagaaggagaagaagaaaaaAAGCAAAAAGGAGACGCGCAAGTCGAGAAAACGGaagaggtcgtcgtcggacagCGACAGCGGCGACTCGAGCGACTCGTCGTGA
- a CDS encoding predicted protein: protein MQALTQCAPASMPSVRVRVNARGPARSAARAMVIRARAISTSGGGSPVDAAWRGNTPKQSTLPVNPDGSVDYARIDASPISKVLTATIRKLLVEEVGGVDKDPRPWTEFGGIMNAVREVNDMDGTARDVQIRAKRVFAGILPALGIGWVPPIWKKFIHPNAPDWFSNWAFVLVFTNLFPWLMGPMEGVDHVDVPTPAWIRKTFANFPKTFRVPQAVKAERCRFLEMSQCASVCVNTCKAPSQEWLSEDFGMDLHIQPNYDDFSCQWKFSVKPPPLYEDAAVMVPCFSKCDSEHKGEKDAFRQQVRVASGVGVVDGVDTYTGETLEQIAKRASEAAVRDARAAYADGTAADAESFGARAGEVKKGGKCWSVDENRQVMGGL from the coding sequence ATGCAGGCCCTCACTCAGTGTGCCCCGGCATCCATGCCGAgcgtgcgcgtccgcgtgaacgcgcgcggaccggcgagatccgccgcgcgagcgatggTGATTCGCGCCCGAGCGATATCCACCTCAGGAGGCGGAAgtcccgtcgacgcggcttGGCGTGGCAACACCCCGAAGCAGAGCACGCTTCCGGTCAACCCCGACGGATCCGTCGACtacgcgcgcatcgacgcgAGTCCGATATCCAAGGTGctcaccgcgacgatccgcaagctgctcgtcgaggaggttggCGGCGTGGATAAGGATCCGAGGCCGTGGACGGAGTTTGGCGGCATCATGAACGCCGTGCGGGAGGTGAACGACATGGACgggaccgcgcgggacgtCCAGATCCGCGCGAAACGGGTCTTCGCGGGCATCCTCCCGGCGCTCGGGATCGGCTGGGTGCCGCCGATATGGAAGAAGTTCATCCACCCCAACGCCCCCGACTGGTTCTCCAACTGGGCATTCGTGCTCGTGTTCACCAACCTCTTCCCGTGGCTCATGGGACCCATGGAGGGCGTGGATCACGTGGACGTGCCCACCCCCGCGTGGATCAGGAAGACGTTCGCCAACTTCCCCAAGACCTTCCGCGTTCCCCAGGCGGTCAAGGCTGAGCGGTGCAGGTTCCTCGAGATGAGCCAATGCGCGAGCGTCTGCGTCAACACGTGCAAGGCGCCGTCGCAGGAGTGGCTCAGCGAGGACTTCGGGATGGACCTCCACATCCAGCCCAACTACGACGACTTCAGCTGCCAGTGGAAGTTCAGCGTGAAGCCTCCGCCGCTgtacgaggacgcggcggtgatggtcCCGTGCTTCTCGAAGTGCGACAGCGAGCACAAAGGGGAGAAGGATGCGTTTCGTCAGCAGGTTCGagtcgcgagcggcgtgggcgtcgtggacggcgtcgacacGTACACCGGGGAGACTTTGGAGCAgatcgcgaagcgcgcgagcgaggcggcggtgcgcgacgcgcgggcggcgtacgcggacggcacggcggcggatgcggagtCGTTCGGGGCGAGAGCCGGGGAGGTGAAGAAGGGGGGGAAATGCTGGTCGGTGGATGAGAACAGGCAGGTGATGGGCGGCCTGTGA